The Gemmatimonadales bacterium genome includes the window TCGCCCGCACCATCCACCAGTATTCGGAGCGGCGCGCGCGCCGGTTCGTGGCGGTGAACTGCTCGGCGCTGGCCGAGGGACTGCTCGAGAGCGAATTGTTCGGCCACGTGCGCGGAGCATTTACCGGCGCCGCCGGCTCGCGGCCCGGCCTCTTTCGGGAGGCCGATCACGGCACGCTCTTTCTCGACGAGATCGGAGATGTTTCCCCTGCCCTTCAGGCGCGGCTGCTGCGCGTGCTGCAGGAGCACGAGATCGTGCCGGTGGGGTCCGAAGCGCCGGTGCCGGTGGACGTGCGGGTGATCGCGGCAACCCACCGCGATCTGGGCGCGCTGGTGCGCCAGGGCCGCTTCCGCGAGGACCTCTACTACCGGCTCAAGGTCGTGAGCCTGGAGTTGCCTCCGCTGCGCGCCCGCCGGCAGGACGTGCCGCTCCTCATGGATCACTTCCTCCGCGAGCTCACCGAGCGCCACGGGCGCGGCCCGGTCGCGGTGGACCCGGAGGCGCAGCGCCGACTCCTCGGCTACGACTGGCCGGGGAATATTCGCGAGCTGCAAAACGTGCTCGAGCGCGCGATGGTGCTCGCCGAGCAGGACGTGATCGGGCCGGAGCATCTGCCGGGCGAGGTGCGCGTGTCGGGCGGGGGCGCCGCTCCCAACCCGGCGGATGCACCCCCAGCCGAGGCGGCCCCGGCCACCGCAACGATTCCCACCGCCGAGGCGCGGCCGCGGCTCCCATCGCTGGAGGAGGTGGAACGCCAGCACGTCCTGCATGTCCTCGAGGCGACGGGCGGGAGTCGCGAAGAGGCCTCGCGGATTCTGGGCATCTCGCGGCGGACGCTCACCCGCATGGTGCAGCGCTGGGGTCTGCCGCCACGGCGCCCGCACGGCTGATCACGGCGAGCGCCGCGCGTCAGCTCAGAGGAGCAGCCACTCCGCGAGGCCAAGCAGAAAGAGAAATCCGCAGACGTCGGTGAACGTCGTGACGAAGATCGACGACGCTACTGCGGGGTCCACCCCGAACCGCTCCAGCAGGATCGGGATGAACGCGCCGGCAAAGCCTGCGACCAGCAGGTTGCCGGCCATCGCGAGGAACACCACCACGCCAAGGATGGCGCCTTCGTGCAGCAACACCGCGACGACGCCGACCACGAGCCCGTTGGCGAGCCCGTTGATCAACCCGACCAGGATTTCCTTCCCCACGACCCGAACGAAGGCATTCGGCGCGATGAGCCCGAGCGCGAGGCGCCGCACGGTGACGGCGAGGGCCTGCGTGCCGGCATTGCCGCCCATGCCCGCGATGATCGGCATCCAGACGGCGAGCGACACGGTGCGTCGCACCGTGTCCTGAAAAACATAGACCACGCCGCCAGCGAGAAAGGCGGTGAGCAGGTTGACGTAAAGCCACGGCAGCCGGCTCCGCACCGCGGCATTCCAGCCCGCTTCCAGCTCCTCGTGGGCCGGCACGCCGCCGAATCGCAGGATGTCCTCCGTGGACTCGGCTTCGACCACGTCGATCACGTCGTCGAACGTGATGCGGCCGAGCAGCCGGCCCAGATGATCGACCACCGGCACGCTCTCGAGGTTGTAGCGCGCCATGATCCGAGCGACTTCCTCCTGGTCGAGCTCGGGGTCCACATAGATATCGGCCGGGGCCATGAAGTCACGGACCGGACGATTCGGCGGACTCAGGACCAGGTCCTTGAGCGGCACGGCGCCGACCAGCCGCTGCCCGCGATCGACCACGAACACCTGGTAGAAATCCTCGACGTCCTCGGCCTGGCGCCGGATGGCATCGAGCGCCTGGGTTGCGGTGTCGACATCGCGCACGGTGACGACGTGCGTCGTCATCCGCCCGCCGGCCGTCTCCTCGTCGTAGCGGAGCAGCCGATCTACTTCGGCGCGATGCTCGACCTCGGCGAGGATCCGCTCCTGCGTGTCGCGCGGCAGTTCGCCGAGCAGGTCGGCCGCATCGTCGTCCTCCAGCTCCTCGACGATTTCGGCGGCGCGCTCGGGGCCGAGCGCGGCCAGTGTCTCGCCGGCGTGGGCTCCTTCCGGCATCTCGACCAGCGCGTCCCCCGACAGCTCGGGCGGCAGCGCCTCGAGCACCTTGAGCCGCTCGGCGTCATCGAGCGCGGCGAGGACGTCGGCCAGATCGGCGGCTTCGAGGTCGGCGGCGCGCCGGACGAACGCGTCGACGTTGCCGGCGCGCGCGAGGTCTACCAGGGATTGGAGATGGTCGGTCGGGGCGGTCACGGCACGGCCCGGGCGAGCGGCACCACCGGGGCCGGGCCGGGCCGGATGAGGATGCGCTCGATGCGCATCGGCGACGCCTGCACCACGTCGAACTCGAGGCCGAGGAGGACGAAGCGCTCGCCGGGGGTGGGGATGCGCCCGGCGAGCTCCGCCAGACGGCCACCGATGGTGGTGGCCTGGCCCGGCGGCAGCACGACCTCGAATCGTTCTTCGATGGCCGACGCCGGCGTGGTGCCATCGGCCTCGAACACCTCGGCCGCGGCACTCGCGGGCGCCTGCGCCTCCTCGTCGTGCTCGTCGAAGATCTCCCCGACCAGCTCCTCGAGCAGATCCTCCAGCGTCGCGATGCCGAGGGTGCCGCCATACTCGTCGAGCACGACGGCGAGGTGGCGGCGCTCGCGCTGCATGTCGAGCAGCAGGTCGCCGCAGCTCCGGCTGGCGGGCGACACCGCGACGGGGCGCACGGGAAGCGGATCGCCGGGGCGAAGCTTGAAGAGATCGAAGGCGTGCAGCATGCCCACGATCTCGTCGAGCGTGCCGCGGTAAACCGGGATCCGGCTGTACCCGCTGTGCGCAAACACGAGCCGGATGTCGCCCAGCGCGGCATCCTCCGCGATGGCCACGATGTCGGTCCGCGGCGTCATCACCTCGCGCACTGCGCGCTGGGTGAAGGCCATGACGCCGCCGGCCATGACCAGCTCGTCGTCACCCCCGAGACCGACCGCCGCACCTTCGCGCCAGATCGAGCGCAGATCGTGCGGGCGCGCGGCGGCGCGGGCCGGCAGCACGGCGCGCAGCACCGAGCTCCAGTGCCGGAGCACGGGCACCAAGCGGCCGGTGACGCCGCCCGGAAGCGACTGGGTGAGCCACCGCGGCACGAAGTAGCCGCTGAAAAGGACGAAGGGGACGGCCACGAGCACCAACAGGAGGAGCGAGCGCACCGCGCCAGAGCCCGCGAACATCGCCGGGATCGCCGCCCCGATGAGCAGCACGCCGAGCGAGGTCGTGGCCGACGCCGCGGTGAGATAGGTCTCGATCTCGCCGAGCGAGGCCATCTGCGGCGTGGCGCCGCGCAGCCGGCGCGTGAGCATGCGCGTGAGCTCGCTCCGGCTCAGCGCGATGAGCGCGCCGCCCGCCATGGCGCCGAAGACGGCGAGCACGAGGCCCGCGAGCACGGCGATCCAGGTCATGCGCCGTTCCCGCCCGTGGCGGCCGGCAGCGGCGCGCGCCGCACCGTGATGCGCTTCACCCGGCGGCGGACCACCTGCTCCACCATCAGTTGAAAGCCGTCGCGCTCGAGCATTTCGCCGCTCCGCGGCACCCGCCCGAACTCGGCGAGCACGAGCCCGCCGACGGTGCTCACGTCCTCCCGCTCGAACCGGTGGCCGAGCACCGCCTCGAGCTCGGTGAGCGCGACGCCGCCCTGGACGCGGAACTGCTCCTCGCCCAGCTCCTGGATCGGCGCCACCTCGTCGGTATCGTACTCGTCGCGAATCTCGCCGACGATCTGCTCCAGGATGTCTTCCAGCGTGACGATGCCCGCGGTGCCGCCGAATTCATCGACCACGACCGCGATGTGGCTCGGCCCGCGCTGGAAATCCCGCAATTGATGGTCGAGCGTCTTGGCCTCGGGCACGAACGTGGCCGGCCGGATGAGAGCGTGCCACGACGTGGTCGCGTCCTCCAGGCTCGCGAGCATGTCCTTGGCATGGATCACTCCGGTGATGGCGTCCGGATGTCTCTCGTACACGAGGAGCCGCGCGTGCTCGCTGCTCTGGAGCGTCCGCACCACTTCGTCACGACAGGCGGACGCGTCGACCGCGATAATGTCGATGCGGGGCGTCATCACCTCGGACACCGTGGTGTCGGCGAGCGAAAAGACGCCGAGCAGCATGTCGCGCTGGGCATGGCCCAGGTCGCGCTGCGCCACGCCGCGCCCGGGCCTGCGCATGCGGTGGTCAGCCCACGCGATCGCGCGCAGCAGCGGCCGGAAGGGACCCAGCGTCCGCGGCGCGGCGCGACGCACCGGCGCCGCGAGGTCCGGTGCCACGGCGGCGACGATGCGAGGCAGCAGGTCGCCCAGGATCCAGACGAGGAGCACTGCGAGGATGAGCCGCGCGAAGCCCGGCAGCGGCGACCACACCCACCACGCACTCGTGGCGCCGGCTGCGGCGCCCGCGAGCACGAGGAGCGCGAGGTGCGCGACGTGGAGCTGGCGCGAGAGCGCGACCGGCCCCACGTCGGTCTCGAGCTGTCCGCTGAGCGACCGCGGCAGGTCGGCATCCGCCTCGGCGGCGAGCGCGAGCCACGCGGCCCAGAGCGTGAGCGCCGTCAGGATGAGCGGCCCGAAGAAGAGCCGGAGCATCGCGATCATGCGAGCGCCTCCACGTAGCGCTCCTGCCGCCGCCACATCGCCGAGCGCGTGCGCCCGGCGCCTTCGGGATGATCGCGCCCCAGCACGTGAAGCGTGCCGTGGACGACGAGGCGCACCAACTCCTGGCGAAGGGGGACGGTGTGCGCCCGGGCCTCGCGCGCCGCAACCGCCGCGCAGATGTAGATGTCCGCCACCGCGGGGCCGCGCGGCGGCCGCAGGGTGAACGCGAGCACATCGGTGGGCCGGTCGGCACCCTTGTAGCGCGCGTTGAGCCGCCGCATGCGCTCGGGGCCGAGAAAGGTGACCGACACCGTCGCGAGCGGCGCGCTCCGGCGCCGGCCTTCGCCCGCGAGTACGGCCCGCACCACCCGGCGCACGGTGCCCGCCGGGAGCGGCAGCCGCCGCCCGTGCACCGTCACCTCAGGTGCGCTCGGCCGGCGCGAACTCGGGCTCGATCCCGCCGCTCGCACGCGGATAGCCGATCCGGTTGTGGTACATCCCCGCCATCGTGCGGCAGAACTCGTCCTTGATGCGGTCGAGATCGCGCAGCGTGATCGGCGCCTCCTCGAGCTGGCGCGAGTGAAGCTTCTGCTCGACCAGGTGCTCGATCGCGGTGCGGACCATCGCGGGCGTCGGATCGTCCAGCACCCGCACGGCCGCCTCGGACGAATCGGCCAGCATGGCGACGGCGGTTTCGACCGACTGCGGCCGAGGTCCCGGATAGCGGAAGTCGCGCACATCGACTGCCGCACCGGCCGAGCGCCGCCGGGCCCGGTGCAGGAAGTAGTTGATCTCGGTCGTGCCATGATGCTCCGGTATGAACGCGCGGACCACCTTGGGCAATCCGGCCGCTTCGGCGAGCTGCGAGCCGTAGGCGACATGGTCCCGGATGATGCTGGCCGATTCCTCGGGGCTCAGCGCGTCGTGCGGGTTGTTGCCCGGGGTCTGGTTCTCGACGAAGTACTGCGGGTTCCTGAGCTTCCCGATGTCGTGATAGTAGCAGCCGACCCGCGCCAGGAGCCCGTTGGCGCCGATCACGTTGCAGGCCGCCTCGCACAGGTTGGCCATCGCGATGCTGTGCGCCCAGGTGCCGGGGGCCTCGAGCGCCAGCCGCTGGAGCAGCGGGCGGCCCAGGTCGGACAACTCGAGCAGCGTGAGGTCGGTCGTGATCCGCGTCGCCGACTCTGCGAGCGGTACCATGAGCAGCGCGAAGGACGCGCTCGAGAGCGCCACGATCGAGCCGGTAATGGCGGTGGTGGCGATGGCTCCGGTGTTCCAGCTCCCGATGAGACCGGCCGTGAGCGCCGCCAGCGTATAGGCGCCCGCCACGACGCCGATCGTCACGTAGAGGTGGCGCCGCCGCCGCACCACGCGCATGCCGAGCGCCGCCGCCACGCCACCGACCATGCCGAAGAACACGGTGTTGCTCTCTCGCAGGGCCCACTGGCCGCCGAGCAGGATGGCGAGCGTGAACGCCGCCACCACGGCCGTACGGCCGTTGTACAGCATCGTGATGAGAATGGCCGCGAAGGGGATCGGGAGCAGCTCGGGGCGCCAGGGAAAGACGTGCGTCAGCGTGCCCGAGAGGAGTACCACGAGCCCGAAGAGCACGCCGAAGAAGACCATTTCGCGCAACTGGGCGTAGGTCTCCGGCAGATAGAGCAGGATGAGAAGCCAGAACACGGCCAGCACGGTCGCATTGTACAGCAGGCCGCCCAGTACCGTGCGAGCCACCACCGCGTCCTCGCCGCGGCGGTGCAGCTCGTCGCGCAGGCCGAGCAACTTGTCGCGCGCCTCTTCGGTCACCGGCCGCCCCGCGAGCACGATCCGCTCGCCCGCGGGCACCGAGTACTTGACGGTGTCGACGGAAAGGCGCAGCTCCTCCCGGCGCAGATTGGTGAGCGCCGGATCGGGCACGATGGTGGGACGGTAGAAGGCGGTCGCGAGCTGCCGGACGGTGCGCCGGCCCACCTCGTCGGAGACGCCGGGATGCGGCTGCTCCGCTCGCGCCAGGAGATCGGGGAAGGTCAGGATAGAGTCGCGCGGCACGACCCGCTCGGCCTCGCCGCGACGCAGCGCGAGGAAGCGGCTCGGCTCGGCGCGCATCACGCCGGCATCCGCCACGCCCTCGGACAACGTTCCCCGGAAGAACGAGGCAAGCGCCGCCTGCGCCGCGCGGCGGCGCCCACGGTCGAGGAGAGCGGTCACTTCCTGCGGCCCGAGCCGGGTGCCCGCGTTCTCCACGACTTTGCGCACGTCGTTCTCGCCGTCCTGCGCGGCAAGGTCGAGGTTGGCAAAAAAGGTGTCGACCATCGCGGTGACGGAGTCGTAGGCTTCGCCGTCAAAGCGATAGACCGGGCGCGCGGCGAGCGCGCGCGCCTGCCCCTCGAGCGCGCGCTCGCCGTCGGACTTGGGTACGATGAAGTAGAACGGCGCGGTAATCGTCTGATCGGCCACGTCGCCCACGCGGAGCGCCGGCGCCGCGAGGTGAGCCGGGAGCGGGAACACGAAGTACGTGAGGACGGCGACGCCCACGAGCGGCAGCCAGCGCAGGACGTGGTACGTCGCCGCGCCGCGCCAGCCCCCCTCGGACACATGCCACCCCGCGAACACGCCCCGGCGATCCCGCATCAGCCGCCCTGGTCCTCCGCGTAGGCCCGGATGATTTCGCGGACCAGCCGGTGGCGCACCACGTCCGCCTCGTGCAGGTAGCAGAAGGCAAGCCCGTCGATGCCCGGCAGGATCCGCTCGATCTGAATCAGCCCCGATTCCTCCCGTTTCGGAAGGTCGATCTGAGTCTTGTCCCCCGTGACCACCGTCCGGCTGTTCACGCCGAGGCGGGTGAGGAACATCTTCATCTGCGCGCCGGTGGCGTTCTGCGCCTCGTCGAGGATGATGAACGCATCGGCGAGCGTGCGCCCGCGCATGTAGGCGAGCGGCGCGATCTCGATGGTCCGGCTCTCCAGCGCCCGCTGCACCCGCTCGTGCGGCATCATGTCCTCCAGCGCGTCGTAGAGCGGGCGGAGGTACGGATCGACCTTGGCCTGGAGATCGCCCGGGAGAAAGCCGAGCGACTCGCCCGCCTCGACCGCGGGCCGCGCCAGGATGATTCGCTTTACCCGCTTCCGCGCCAGCGCCTCCACTGCCTTGGCCACGGCGAGATAGGTCTTGCCGGTGCCGGCCGGCCCGATGCCGACCACGATATCGTTGGCGTTGATCGCCTGGAGGTACTCGAGCTGGCCCTGGGTCTTGGGGACGATGGCGCGCCGGAGCCCGGGGAGCAAGATCTTGCCCTCGCCCGCCGGCGGCACCTCGGCCTGGGCGCCGTCGGCCGCGAGACGGTAGACGTCCTCGGCCGTGACCGATTCACCCATGCGCGCGAGATCGGCAAGACCCTGCGCCACCGCGGTGGCGCGCTCCACCTGTTCGGGCGCGCCACTGATCGAGAGCGCATCGCCGCGGAACGCGACCCGCACGTTGAGCGTCCGCTGCAGCTCGAGCAGGTTGGCATCGTTGACGCCGGCGAGCAGGAGCGGATCCGCGCCTTCAGTGGACACCCGCTGGATAACGTCGTCGCTCATCGGTCCCCTTTTCAGTCTCCGATCACGCCGAGATGCAGCGCCCGCAGGTCGTCCGGATCGACCGGCGTGGGGGCGCCCTCGAAGAGAGCGCGCGCGGCCGTGGTCTTGGGAAACGCAATCACGTCGCGCAACGAGCCGGCGCCGGCGAGCAGCATCGTGATCCGGTCGAAGCCCAGGGCAAACCCACCGTGGGGTGGCGCGCCGGCGGCGAGTCCGTCGAGCAGGAAGCCGAAGCGCCGCCGGATCTCCTCGTCCGAGAGGCCGAGCAGCTCGAAGATGAGCCGCTGCACGGCGGGATCGGTGATGCGGATGGAGCCGCTGCCCAGCTCGTTGCCGTTGTACACCGCGTCGTAGTGCAGCGCCCGGCAGCTCGCCGGATCGCTGATGAGACGCGCGCGGTCCTCCGGATGGGGGGCGGTGAACGGATGGTGGGCCGGCACGGAGCGACCGGTCGCGGGGTCGCGCTCGAAGAGCGGGAAATCGACGATCCAGCAGAAGGCGTGCGACGTCGTGCGCGCCGTGCCGGGGCGCCGGCCCAGGGCCGTGCGCACGGCGTGCAGCGCGGGCGAGGTGCCATGGTCGGGGCCGACGGCGGCGACAAGGAGATCGCCCGCGCCGGCCTCGTCGAGCAACGCCAGCGCGTCCGCGCCGATCGCCTTCACCCCCTGCCCTTCCCAGCCGTCCGCGGTGCGCCGCGCCCAGATGAGCCCCCCAGCCCCGGCCTCGCGCGCCAGCGCGGTGAGCGCGTCCAGCTCCTTGCGGGTCAGGTCCGCGGCGCCCGGCGCGAGGATGCCGCGCAGCCGCTCGCCCCGCGCGCGCGCGTCGAGCACGAACGGCGCCGCGTCGGCGCCGACGAGAGGTGTGAGGTCGTTGATCTCGAGCCCATAGCGCAGATCCGGCTTGTCGACCCCGTACCGCTCCATTGCCTCGCGCCATGCGAGCCGCGGGAAGGGCGCGCCCACCGTGATGCCTGCCTCGGCCCAGAGCGCCACCAGCACGCGCTCCACGATCCTCTGGACATCCTCGGCCGTCACGAACGACGCCTCGAGGTCGATCTGGGTGAACTCCGGCTGCCGGTCCGCTCTCAGATCCTCGTCGCGAAAGCAGCGGGCAATCTGGAAGTAGCGGTCGTACCCGGCCACCATGAGGAGCTGCTTGTAGATCTGCGGCGATTGGGGGAGCGCGTAGAACTCGCCCACGTGGAGCCGGCTCGGCACGAGGTAGTCGCGGGCGCCTTCCGGCGTGGGCTTGGTGAGGATCGGAGTCTCGATCTCTAGGAAATCGAGGTCCGAGAGCGTACGGCGGGCCCGCTGCAGGAGCCGATGTCGGAGGATCATGTTCGCCTGCAGCTCGGGCCGGCGCAGGTCGAGGATGCGCTGCTTCAAGCGCAGCTCTTCGGCCGGCAGCTCTTCGTTTTCCTTCCGGGCGACGGGAATGGCCGGCGTGTCAGCGGGGCCCACCACCTCGAGGTCGGTCACGTGTACTTCGACCTCGCGCGAGACCAGGCGCGGGTCCCGCGACGGCTCGGGGCGGAGCGCCACGACGCCGGTGGCGAGAACGACGGTTTCCGCGCCCAGCCCGGCCGCGCGCTCCATCACCTCCGGCGGCGTCCACGCGGGATTGCAGGAGAGCTGGACGAGGCCGTCACGGTCGCGCAGATCGATGAAGACGATGCCGCCCAGGTCCCGCCGCCGATGCACCCATCCACCCAGCCGGACGGTCTGGCCCACATCCGCGCGGGTGAGCGAGCCGCAGCGGTGGGTCCGCATGCCCGTGGCCGTCATCCTGTGACCATCATAGATGAGCTGTTATCGCTCCTCCGCGGCGAGCAGGGCCTCGTGGAACTCGACCGGCGTGCGCGCCCGCAGCAATCGTTCGCGCACCGCGTCCTGCCGCACCAGCCGGGCGATCCGGCTCAACACCTTGACGTGCTGCCCCGCCGATGCTTCCGGCCCGACGATCAGGAAGAAGAGCCGCACCGGCTCGCCGTCCACCGCGCCGTACGCAATCGGGACGCGGCTGATGCCGCACACGAGCCCCAGCGCCGGCATGCTGGCCGACTTGCCGTGCGGAATGGCGACGCCGAAGCCGATGCCGGTGCTCAGCACGTCTTCACGCTCGAGCACGGCCCGCACGACGTCTTCATACGTCCCGCCCGAGCACGCGACCAGATGCTTCGCGAGCTCAGCGATCGCCGCGTTCTTCGCCTCGGCCGCGAGCGGGACAAGCACGCGCTCCGGGGTGACCAGGTCGCTCAGGAGCACGGGGCCGCCGGTTCGGGCATGGTCAAACGTAACCGCCGCCAATCCACGCGACAAGCCATTCGCTTTCATGCATTTAGGTCTGCTTCGCTTGTCCAGATTCTCAAGCGCGGCATCGGGCGTCGTGCGGTTGGCCGCGGGGTTATTTTGTCTCCACGATGGCCAGGTTCAACGCTCGCACCGGCCCTGCAGCCGGACAAGGCACGAGTTTGCTCGACCTCACTCCGAGGGCGGCACTCGCACGCCTCGAAGCATGGGCGGCGGAGCAGGGCCTTCCCGCGTATCGCGCGCGTCAGGTCCACCGGCGGCTCTGGGTGCAGCCGGTCGCGCGCTGGGCCGACGCGAGCGACCTGCCGCTGGCACTTCGCGACGCGCTCGAGCGCGAGCTCCCTCTCCCGCGGCTCGCGCTCGATGCGACACAGCTCTCGGCGGACGGCACCCGGAAGTTTCTCTGGCGCTTGGGCGACGGCGAGGCGGTCGAGACGGTGCTCATCCCCTCCGGCGGGCGCCGGACGCTCTGCATCTCTTCGCAGGCGGGCTGTGCGCTCGGTTGCGTCTTCTGCGCGACGGGCCGGATGGGCTTCCGCCGCAACCTGACCCCGTTCGAGATCGCGGGGCAGGCGCGCGAGATCGCGCTCGCCGATCCGGAAGACCGGCCGACCAACGTGGTGTTCATGGGCATGGGTGAGCCGCTGCTCAACTGGCCGGCGGTGAGCGATGCGCTCACGATCCTCAACGACTCCGAGGGGCTCGGCATCGGCGCTCGCCACATCACCGTGTCGACGGTTGGCATCGTGCCCGGCATGGAGGCACTCGCGCGCCGGCCGGAGCAGTTCCGCCTCGCCATCTCGCTCCACGCGCCGACGCCCGAGCGCCGCCGCGCACTCATGCCGATCGAGAAGAAGTACGACCTGGAGGCAGTGTTGAAGGCGGCTGCGGCATTCCGGAAGCGGATCACGTTCGAGTACGTGCTCATCGCCGGGCGGAACGACACCGATCGGGATGCGGACGCGCTCGCCGCCCTGGCACGCCGCCTCGGTGCACTGGTGAACCTTCTTCCGCTGCATCCGGGCGGTGCA containing:
- a CDS encoding sigma-54 dependent transcriptional regulator, which translates into the protein MAGIPGEPRAAAASVRILLVDDDEAACRLLAEVLEREGYRVTSALSVDEAQAKLDREGPYDAVLTDLRMPERNGLDLVRVLREREPDALVLVLTAFGDAAAAGEAIRAGAFDFISKPYDIGALRETLARALGRRRLASARRESRGGAAVGRRDGDRDAESRAAPALVGHSPGIIEVMKMVARAAPTQATVLLLGETGTGKELVARTIHQYSERRARRFVAVNCSALAEGLLESELFGHVRGAFTGAAGSRPGLFREADHGTLFLDEIGDVSPALQARLLRVLQEHEIVPVGSEAPVPVDVRVIAATHRDLGALVRQGRFREDLYYRLKVVSLELPPLRARRQDVPLLMDHFLRELTERHGRGPVAVDPEAQRRLLGYDWPGNIRELQNVLERAMVLAEQDVIGPEHLPGEVRVSGGGAAPNPADAPPAEAAPATATIPTAEARPRLPSLEEVERQHVLHVLEATGGSREEASRILGISRRTLTRMVQRWGLPPRRPHG
- the mgtE gene encoding magnesium transporter, giving the protein MTAPTDHLQSLVDLARAGNVDAFVRRAADLEAADLADVLAALDDAERLKVLEALPPELSGDALVEMPEGAHAGETLAALGPERAAEIVEELEDDDAADLLGELPRDTQERILAEVEHRAEVDRLLRYDEETAGGRMTTHVVTVRDVDTATQALDAIRRQAEDVEDFYQVFVVDRGQRLVGAVPLKDLVLSPPNRPVRDFMAPADIYVDPELDQEEVARIMARYNLESVPVVDHLGRLLGRITFDDVIDVVEAESTEDILRFGGVPAHEELEAGWNAAVRSRLPWLYVNLLTAFLAGGVVYVFQDTVRRTVSLAVWMPIIAGMGGNAGTQALAVTVRRLALGLIAPNAFVRVVGKEILVGLINGLANGLVVGVVAVLLHEGAILGVVVFLAMAGNLLVAGFAGAFIPILLERFGVDPAVASSIFVTTFTDVCGFLFLLGLAEWLLL
- a CDS encoding hemolysin family protein, with amino-acid sequence MTWIAVLAGLVLAVFGAMAGGALIALSRSELTRMLTRRLRGATPQMASLGEIETYLTAASATTSLGVLLIGAAIPAMFAGSGAVRSLLLLVLVAVPFVLFSGYFVPRWLTQSLPGGVTGRLVPVLRHWSSVLRAVLPARAAARPHDLRSIWREGAAVGLGGDDELVMAGGVMAFTQRAVREVMTPRTDIVAIAEDAALGDIRLVFAHSGYSRIPVYRGTLDEIVGMLHAFDLFKLRPGDPLPVRPVAVSPASRSCGDLLLDMQRERRHLAVVLDEYGGTLGIATLEDLLEELVGEIFDEHDEEAQAPASAAAEVFEADGTTPASAIEERFEVVLPPGQATTIGGRLAELAGRIPTPGERFVLLGLEFDVVQASPMRIERILIRPGPAPVVPLARAVP
- a CDS encoding hemolysin family protein, with protein sequence MIAMLRLFFGPLILTALTLWAAWLALAAEADADLPRSLSGQLETDVGPVALSRQLHVAHLALLVLAGAAAGATSAWWVWSPLPGFARLILAVLLVWILGDLLPRIVAAVAPDLAAPVRRAAPRTLGPFRPLLRAIAWADHRMRRPGRGVAQRDLGHAQRDMLLGVFSLADTTVSEVMTPRIDIIAVDASACRDEVVRTLQSSEHARLLVYERHPDAITGVIHAKDMLASLEDATTSWHALIRPATFVPEAKTLDHQLRDFQRGPSHIAVVVDEFGGTAGIVTLEDILEQIVGEIRDEYDTDEVAPIQELGEEQFRVQGGVALTELEAVLGHRFEREDVSTVGGLVLAEFGRVPRSGEMLERDGFQLMVEQVVRRRVKRITVRRAPLPAATGGNGA
- the ybeY gene encoding rRNA maturation RNase YbeY, translating into MTVHGRRLPLPAGTVRRVVRAVLAGEGRRRSAPLATVSVTFLGPERMRRLNARYKGADRPTDVLAFTLRPPRGPAVADIYICAAVAAREARAHTVPLRQELVRLVVHGTLHVLGRDHPEGAGRTRSAMWRRQERYVEALA
- a CDS encoding HDIG domain-containing protein, translating into MRDRRGVFAGWHVSEGGWRGAATYHVLRWLPLVGVAVLTYFVFPLPAHLAAPALRVGDVADQTITAPFYFIVPKSDGERALEGQARALAARPVYRFDGEAYDSVTAMVDTFFANLDLAAQDGENDVRKVVENAGTRLGPQEVTALLDRGRRRAAQAALASFFRGTLSEGVADAGVMRAEPSRFLALRRGEAERVVPRDSILTFPDLLARAEQPHPGVSDEVGRRTVRQLATAFYRPTIVPDPALTNLRREELRLSVDTVKYSVPAGERIVLAGRPVTEEARDKLLGLRDELHRRGEDAVVARTVLGGLLYNATVLAVFWLLILLYLPETYAQLREMVFFGVLFGLVVLLSGTLTHVFPWRPELLPIPFAAILITMLYNGRTAVVAAFTLAILLGGQWALRESNTVFFGMVGGVAAALGMRVVRRRRHLYVTIGVVAGAYTLAALTAGLIGSWNTGAIATTAITGSIVALSSASFALLMVPLAESATRITTDLTLLELSDLGRPLLQRLALEAPGTWAHSIAMANLCEAACNVIGANGLLARVGCYYHDIGKLRNPQYFVENQTPGNNPHDALSPEESASIIRDHVAYGSQLAEAAGLPKVVRAFIPEHHGTTEINYFLHRARRRSAGAAVDVRDFRYPGPRPQSVETAVAMLADSSEAAVRVLDDPTPAMVRTAIEHLVEQKLHSRQLEEAPITLRDLDRIKDEFCRTMAGMYHNRIGYPRASGGIEPEFAPAERT
- a CDS encoding PhoH family protein produces the protein MSDDVIQRVSTEGADPLLLAGVNDANLLELQRTLNVRVAFRGDALSISGAPEQVERATAVAQGLADLARMGESVTAEDVYRLAADGAQAEVPPAGEGKILLPGLRRAIVPKTQGQLEYLQAINANDIVVGIGPAGTGKTYLAVAKAVEALARKRVKRIILARPAVEAGESLGFLPGDLQAKVDPYLRPLYDALEDMMPHERVQRALESRTIEIAPLAYMRGRTLADAFIILDEAQNATGAQMKMFLTRLGVNSRTVVTGDKTQIDLPKREESGLIQIERILPGIDGLAFCYLHEADVVRHRLVREIIRAYAEDQGG
- the aspS gene encoding aspartate--tRNA ligase, whose translation is MTATGMRTHRCGSLTRADVGQTVRLGGWVHRRRDLGGIVFIDLRDRDGLVQLSCNPAWTPPEVMERAAGLGAETVVLATGVVALRPEPSRDPRLVSREVEVHVTDLEVVGPADTPAIPVARKENEELPAEELRLKQRILDLRRPELQANMILRHRLLQRARRTLSDLDFLEIETPILTKPTPEGARDYLVPSRLHVGEFYALPQSPQIYKQLLMVAGYDRYFQIARCFRDEDLRADRQPEFTQIDLEASFVTAEDVQRIVERVLVALWAEAGITVGAPFPRLAWREAMERYGVDKPDLRYGLEINDLTPLVGADAAPFVLDARARGERLRGILAPGAADLTRKELDALTALAREAGAGGLIWARRTADGWEGQGVKAIGADALALLDEAGAGDLLVAAVGPDHGTSPALHAVRTALGRRPGTARTTSHAFCWIVDFPLFERDPATGRSVPAHHPFTAPHPEDRARLISDPASCRALHYDAVYNGNELGSGSIRITDPAVQRLIFELLGLSDEEIRRRFGFLLDGLAAGAPPHGGFALGFDRITMLLAGAGSLRDVIAFPKTTAARALFEGAPTPVDPDDLRALHLGVIGD
- a CDS encoding PTS sugar transporter subunit IIA; translated protein: MLLSDLVTPERVLVPLAAEAKNAAIAELAKHLVACSGGTYEDVVRAVLEREDVLSTGIGFGVAIPHGKSASMPALGLVCGISRVPIAYGAVDGEPVRLFFLIVGPEASAGQHVKVLSRIARLVRQDAVRERLLRARTPVEFHEALLAAEER